One segment of Pantoea sp. Lij88 DNA contains the following:
- a CDS encoding DUF2171 domain-containing protein has protein sequence MVDKSEILDHAQVVDVNGEHVGIVDHFEGDDKIKLAKSDPEAGGKHHIIPFSWVKEVDDNKVILSKAKADVESEWQSA, from the coding sequence ATGGTAGATAAATCAGAGATTCTGGATCACGCGCAGGTTGTTGATGTTAATGGCGAACATGTCGGTATTGTTGACCATTTTGAAGGCGACGACAAAATTAAGCTGGCGAAAAGCGATCCTGAAGCGGGCGGCAAACATCACATTATTCCATTCAGCTGGGTAAAAGAGGTTGATGATAATAAAGTCATCCTGTCTAAAGCCAAAGCGGATGTAGAAAGTGAATGGCAGTCTGCATAA
- a CDS encoding DUF1349 domain-containing protein gives MRAVSSLITEGGVWINQPPVHSLDGETLQFETALNSDFWQRTWYGFERHSGHAFGFWVENDFTVQVQVRADFSQLYDQAGLFIQDSETQWVKAGIEFNDDQPAIGCVVTREFSDWSTGVFPGDARQFWMRATLQKGALRIQYSTDGMTWPLLRLCPWPDQARRFVGVMGCSPERQGLAIRFSDFTLGPPLGKALHDLS, from the coding sequence ATGAGAGCAGTGAGTTCATTGATAACCGAAGGTGGCGTCTGGATTAATCAGCCGCCGGTGCACAGTCTGGATGGCGAGACGCTGCAGTTCGAAACCGCGTTAAACAGCGATTTCTGGCAGCGGACCTGGTACGGCTTTGAACGGCACAGCGGCCACGCCTTTGGCTTCTGGGTGGAAAATGATTTTACCGTTCAGGTGCAGGTGAGGGCGGACTTCAGCCAGCTCTACGATCAGGCCGGCCTGTTTATTCAGGATAGCGAGACACAGTGGGTTAAGGCAGGAATCGAGTTTAACGACGATCAGCCTGCCATCGGCTGTGTGGTAACGCGTGAGTTTTCTGACTGGTCCACCGGCGTCTTTCCCGGCGATGCGCGTCAGTTCTGGATGCGCGCCACGCTGCAAAAGGGGGCGCTGAGGATCCAGTACTCCACCGACGGTATGACCTGGCCGCTGTTGCGGCTCTGTCCGTGGCCCGATCAGGCGCGGCGTTTTGTCGGGGTGATGGGCTGCTCGCCGGAACGCCAGGGGCTGGCAATCCGTTTCAGCGACTTCACGCTGGGCCCGCCGCTCGGTAAAGCACTGCATGATCTGTCCTGA
- the ddpX gene encoding D-alanyl-D-alanine dipeptidase produces MENKNLTDIAKAFPQLAIDLKYATADNLTGQPIYRDARCLLHADAAKALEKSIEIARVAGYKLLILDAYRPPAAQAILWQACPNQDYVAPLTRGSHHSRGTAVDVTLIDEHGEIVDMGTGFDEMSEHSHPYHPAVPVQAQRNRLMLNAIMLGGGFTGIATEWWHFELPGSESYLLIDGIFGCYSSSQAEKISL; encoded by the coding sequence ATGGAAAATAAAAATCTGACAGATATTGCTAAGGCATTTCCTCAGTTAGCGATCGATCTGAAATATGCTACCGCCGATAACCTTACCGGTCAGCCGATCTACCGCGACGCGCGCTGTCTGCTGCATGCTGATGCGGCTAAAGCGCTGGAAAAAAGCATCGAAATTGCCCGTGTTGCGGGGTATAAGCTGCTTATCCTCGACGCCTACCGGCCACCTGCCGCGCAGGCGATTCTGTGGCAAGCCTGCCCGAATCAGGACTATGTCGCACCGCTGACGCGCGGATCACACCACAGTCGCGGCACGGCGGTAGACGTTACGCTGATCGATGAGCACGGCGAAATCGTGGATATGGGTACGGGCTTCGATGAGATGAGTGAGCACTCCCATCCTTATCATCCTGCGGTGCCTGTTCAGGCACAGCGCAACAGGCTGATGCTCAATGCCATCATGCTGGGTGGTGGCTTCACCGGCATTGCAACGGAATGGTGGCATTTTGAATTGCCAGGTTCAGAAAGTTATCTGCTGATTGACGGGATATTTGGCTGTTATTCCTCATCACAGGCAGAAAAGATCAGCCTCTGA
- a CDS encoding carboxymuconolactone decarboxylase family protein, with the protein MKKVITAAVISLALADLADLAAAEPQKGETMLNVNPSSLSVADIESVSPALARFGREAITDDLWRRETLSLRDRSIVTLAILIARNQPAELQHYVSVALDSSVTPAEISEIITHLAFYSGWPNAMSAITVTKEVFQSRGITADQLAEASPTLLPLNQATEQQRSETVEKNVGPISPGLVKFTANPLFLDLWQRPALQPRDRSLVTVSALIASGQSAQIGYHLNRAMDNGLTAEEAGEIVTQAAFYAGWPNAFSAAPVVGEVLRDRAAKQG; encoded by the coding sequence ATGAAAAAAGTGATAACTGCCGCTGTGATCTCTCTGGCGCTGGCCGACCTGGCCGACCTGGCCGCCGCTGAACCCCAAAAAGGTGAAACTATGTTAAACGTTAATCCATCCAGCCTTTCGGTTGCCGATATTGAGTCTGTTTCTCCCGCACTGGCCCGTTTCGGACGTGAAGCGATAACCGACGATCTCTGGCGACGTGAAACGCTTTCGCTGCGCGACCGCAGCATTGTCACGCTGGCCATTCTCATCGCCCGTAACCAGCCTGCTGAGTTACAGCATTACGTTAGCGTGGCGCTCGACAGTAGCGTGACGCCCGCTGAAATCTCGGAAATTATTACTCACCTGGCATTCTATTCTGGCTGGCCCAATGCGATGTCAGCGATTACCGTCACCAAAGAAGTTTTTCAGAGTCGAGGCATCACTGCCGATCAACTGGCCGAAGCTTCACCCACCTTGCTGCCGCTCAATCAGGCCACTGAACAGCAGCGTTCAGAGACAGTAGAAAAAAATGTCGGTCCGATCTCGCCAGGACTGGTCAAATTTACCGCCAATCCGTTGTTTCTTGACCTGTGGCAGCGGCCCGCGCTGCAGCCACGTGACAGAAGCCTGGTGACAGTCAGTGCGCTGATCGCCTCGGGACAGAGTGCGCAAATTGGCTACCACCTCAATCGGGCGATGGACAATGGTCTGACGGCGGAAGAGGCGGGCGAAATTGTCACGCAGGCTGCTTTCTATGCAGGCTGGCCAAATGCTTTTTCAGCGGCACCGGTGGTGGGTGAGGTGCTGCGTGATCGCGCCGCCAAACAGGGATAA
- a CDS encoding antibiotic biosynthesis monooxygenase, which translates to MKNITALTLGLLMAGPVSATVLIAPTNTIVNLYEMEIKSGQSEQYDEVARDNITRSLAEQSGTLAMYSLKHKNNHHQAYMIEIYASEEAYQQHLNSEPYQLFLKRAPDLIGKKNSTALVPQFLGDKQFVQNKATINNLVIVDVKPADQQAFRTIVLPEMAQSLKVEPGVLAMYASTDVRNEYRWFFYEIYASEAAYQQHRKTPHFQDYIRLTAEMTERKEAIPVVPALLKNRGGLDFSIK; encoded by the coding sequence ACCCACAAACACTATTGTTAACCTGTATGAAATGGAAATTAAGTCCGGGCAAAGTGAGCAATATGATGAAGTTGCCAGAGATAATATTACCCGGTCGCTGGCAGAACAGTCTGGTACGCTGGCAATGTATTCACTGAAGCATAAAAATAATCATCATCAGGCTTATATGATTGAAATCTATGCGAGTGAAGAAGCTTATCAGCAACATCTCAATTCTGAACCCTATCAGTTATTTCTTAAGCGTGCGCCCGATTTAATCGGCAAGAAAAATAGCACCGCGCTGGTGCCGCAGTTTCTCGGCGATAAGCAATTCGTACAAAATAAAGCAACGATTAATAACCTGGTAATTGTTGATGTTAAACCGGCTGATCAGCAGGCATTCCGCACTATTGTGCTGCCTGAAATGGCGCAATCACTGAAAGTGGAACCGGGCGTACTGGCGATGTATGCCTCGACCGATGTCAGGAATGAATATCGCTGGTTCTTCTATGAAATCTACGCCAGTGAAGCCGCCTATCAGCAGCACCGTAAAACGCCTCATTTTCAGGACTATATCCGGCTGACAGCAGAGATGACCGAACGCAAAGAGGCGATTCCGGTGGTACCAGCCCTGCTGAAAAACCGTGGTGGCCTCGATTTTTCTATTAAATGA
- a CDS encoding DUF481 domain-containing protein, producing the protein MRCPTSFTTLLVTLCCAGWAQQAAADTVWLNNGDRLTGTIRYLSGGKLAIETHYAGTITLDWSAVSTLASENPVDVENKHTGEHYQVRLTSSDPGYVWVERNEQEQQVSLRRIDEFMKAKVRTDQLAWTGNIDAGVKVKKASTKTDDYSFALNTKLNQGKWRHDIGATFNREQENDSINTNNYSLRYAFDYLVREQFFWQTRATYKRDWVENLSQQALIGTGPGYQLWDTELSSFSLSLLGGAFEYGYSDDREERHFGGSVRWNYQRYLLGKSVTLYSNGDIGHSLDDDGVFMLDAEVGMRYSLTSWSTLHIGYHRNLVSGIPDTLNEGIFSTGLGLKW; encoded by the coding sequence ATGCGTTGCCCCACCTCTTTTACCACGCTGCTGGTCACGCTTTGCTGTGCCGGATGGGCACAGCAGGCCGCAGCGGATACCGTCTGGCTGAATAATGGCGACCGTCTGACGGGCACGATCCGTTACCTTAGCGGCGGCAAGCTGGCCATAGAGACCCACTACGCTGGCACCATCACGCTCGACTGGAGTGCGGTCAGCACGCTCGCCAGCGAAAATCCGGTCGATGTCGAAAATAAGCATACCGGCGAACATTATCAGGTGCGGCTCACCTCGTCCGATCCCGGCTATGTCTGGGTTGAACGCAATGAGCAGGAGCAGCAGGTCTCCCTGCGGCGCATCGACGAGTTCATGAAAGCCAAAGTCCGCACCGATCAGCTCGCCTGGACCGGCAACATTGATGCGGGCGTGAAGGTCAAAAAAGCCTCGACCAAAACCGATGACTACAGCTTCGCGCTCAACACCAAACTCAATCAGGGCAAATGGCGGCACGACATCGGCGCGACATTCAATCGCGAGCAGGAAAACGACAGCATCAACACGAACAACTACAGCCTGCGCTACGCCTTTGACTATCTCGTCAGGGAGCAGTTCTTCTGGCAGACCCGCGCGACCTACAAACGCGACTGGGTGGAGAATCTCTCGCAGCAGGCGCTGATTGGCACCGGGCCAGGCTATCAGCTGTGGGACACCGAACTCAGTTCGTTCTCACTTTCGCTGCTGGGCGGTGCCTTTGAATATGGCTATAGCGATGACAGGGAAGAGCGGCACTTCGGCGGCTCAGTGCGCTGGAACTATCAGCGTTATCTGCTGGGCAAATCGGTCACGCTTTACAGCAACGGCGACATCGGGCACTCGCTGGATGATGACGGGGTCTTTATGCTGGATGCGGAAGTCGGGATGCGGTACAGCCTGACCTCCTGGTCAACGCTGCATATTGGCTATCATCGCAATCTGGTCAGCGGCATACCCGATACCCTGAATGAAGGCATTTTCTCCACCGGCCTGGGGCTGAAGTGGTAA
- a CDS encoding magnesium and cobalt transport protein CorA, whose translation MIVSSMVYRPGCAGEEVQVDDISEVIKEPEAFIWLGLWQPDAEFMAKIKEEFGLHELAVEDALNAHQRPKIEHYGDSLFIVVKTVCAKDDTCELGESHFFVGKKFLISIRHGASESYTPVRQRASENPALLKFGPAYPLYCLLDFVVDRYAQLSTSLNERVGQMENDLFTSEFDRKSVQSVYTMRRHLLSLRNAALPVEEICNQLIHLHEDLIPRPLRAYIRDVQDHARHVVTDAEDMREMLTSAMQVNLALVTVQQNEVVKKLAGWGAILVIPTVVFSMYGMNFEHMPELKSVYGYPLAVGLTLLACGGLWAKLRRSGWL comes from the coding sequence ATGATCGTAAGCAGCATGGTGTATCGTCCGGGATGCGCGGGCGAAGAGGTCCAGGTCGATGATATCAGTGAAGTGATTAAGGAGCCGGAGGCGTTTATCTGGCTCGGGTTGTGGCAGCCAGACGCTGAGTTTATGGCGAAGATTAAAGAGGAGTTCGGACTGCACGAACTGGCGGTTGAGGATGCGCTTAATGCCCATCAGCGGCCCAAAATCGAACACTATGGCGACTCGCTGTTTATCGTGGTCAAGACGGTTTGCGCGAAGGATGACACCTGCGAGCTGGGCGAATCCCATTTCTTTGTCGGAAAAAAGTTCCTGATCAGCATCCGTCATGGTGCATCGGAAAGTTATACGCCGGTGCGACAGCGGGCGTCTGAGAACCCGGCGCTGCTGAAGTTTGGCCCGGCCTATCCGCTCTATTGTCTGCTCGATTTTGTCGTGGATCGCTATGCCCAACTCTCCACGTCACTGAATGAGCGGGTCGGTCAGATGGAGAACGATCTCTTCACCAGCGAATTTGATCGCAAGTCGGTGCAGTCGGTTTACACCATGCGGCGTCATCTGCTGTCGCTGCGTAATGCGGCGCTGCCCGTCGAAGAGATCTGCAATCAGCTGATCCATCTGCACGAAGATCTGATCCCGCGTCCGCTGCGCGCTTATATCCGCGACGTACAGGATCACGCCCGCCATGTGGTGACCGACGCGGAAGATATGCGCGAGATGCTGACCAGCGCCATGCAGGTCAATCTGGCGCTGGTGACGGTGCAGCAGAATGAGGTGGTCAAAAAGCTGGCGGGATGGGGGGCGATCCTGGTCATTCCGACCGTGGTGTTCAGTATGTATGGCATGAACTTCGAGCATATGCCGGAGCTGAAGTCGGTATATGGCTATCCGCTGGCGGTCGGGCTGACGCTGCTGGCCTGCGGTGGGTTGTGGGCCAAATTGCGCCGGTCGGGCTGGCTTTAA